A window from uncultured Desulfobacter sp. encodes these proteins:
- a CDS encoding DivIVA domain-containing protein: MGVTPLVIKQKEFSTRFRGFDVREVDAFLEEVARELESQDAAMEKLRQEHHRLNLENQGYRKREESMKNAMIQSQKVLDQMKDNAEKSAQVTIANAEVEAEKILNRAHKRLSQLHSDITELKRQRIQLEMQISSVLESHSKMLEMTIEENKAADEADTALKFIRRA; this comes from the coding sequence ATGGGCGTCACACCATTGGTGATCAAACAAAAAGAATTTTCTACGCGTTTTAGAGGTTTTGATGTACGGGAGGTCGATGCCTTCCTGGAAGAAGTGGCCCGGGAACTTGAATCCCAGGACGCTGCCATGGAAAAGCTCAGGCAGGAGCATCACCGACTGAATCTGGAAAATCAGGGCTATAGAAAACGCGAAGAATCGATGAAAAATGCCATGATCCAGTCCCAGAAAGTACTGGACCAGATGAAGGATAACGCTGAAAAATCTGCCCAGGTAACCATTGCCAACGCTGAAGTTGAGGCTGAGAAAATTTTGAACCGGGCCCATAAACGTCTTTCCCAGTTACACAGCGATATTACGGAACTTAAGCGCCAGCGTATCCAGCTTGAAATGCAGATCAGCTCGGTTCTTGAATCGCATTCAAAAATGCTTGAGATGACCATAGAAGAGAACAAAGCGGCCGATGAAGCAGATACAGCCCTGAAGTTTATCCGGCGGGCTTGA
- a CDS encoding DEAD/DEAH box helicase, producing MKQLINFIKTLFAGKSKKQDPGVTVQKTRTTEPETQSNDGETRATEKPRQKPKKPRWSIEQFQVDPQEGKTRFHDLKLTTGLMHAVCDLDFKYCTEIQARLLPHTLEGRDATAKAQTGTGKSATFIITLIYQFARKSVKREKRYPRALILAPTRELVYQIEKDFKGLAKYSHLRIVPVFGGTDYQKQQALLTESPADVIAATPGRLLDFISKKLIDLSRVEIVVIDEADRMLDMGFIPDVRRLIYMTPHKDKRQTLFFSATLTDDVLRLAESWTRDAVRIEIDPEQAAANSITQIVYLTTESDKFKNVCNLLISENLERVIIFVNRKDTARYLSDKLSRYGLNAGILSGDVAQDKRFKVLNRFKTGQLKVLVATDVAARGLHIENISHVINYDLPIEPEHYIHRIGRTGRAGATGTSVSFADEMSSFQIPQIEEVLGHKISCEYPTPALEADLPTPAPRPSKKTSKQIQTNHAGRAKRPYKRRRTPSKPTIAKNS from the coding sequence TTGAAGCAATTAATCAATTTCATAAAAACACTTTTTGCCGGAAAATCAAAAAAACAAGATCCCGGCGTCACAGTTCAAAAAACCCGAACGACTGAACCTGAAACCCAGTCTAACGACGGTGAAACCAGGGCGACTGAAAAACCACGTCAAAAACCCAAAAAACCGCGCTGGAGCATAGAGCAATTCCAGGTCGATCCCCAGGAAGGGAAAACCCGGTTTCATGACCTTAAACTCACCACAGGGCTGATGCATGCCGTCTGTGACCTTGATTTCAAATACTGCACAGAGATCCAGGCCCGGCTGCTCCCCCACACCCTTGAGGGCCGGGATGCCACGGCCAAAGCCCAGACCGGAACAGGCAAAAGCGCCACATTCATCATTACCTTGATTTATCAGTTCGCCCGCAAATCCGTCAAACGGGAAAAAAGGTACCCCCGGGCCCTGATCCTTGCCCCCACACGGGAGTTGGTGTACCAGATTGAAAAGGACTTCAAGGGACTTGCCAAATATTCCCATCTGCGGATTGTCCCGGTATTTGGCGGCACAGACTATCAAAAACAGCAAGCGCTTCTCACAGAGAGCCCTGCGGATGTCATTGCCGCAACCCCGGGACGCCTTCTGGATTTTATCTCAAAAAAGCTGATTGATCTGTCCCGGGTCGAGATTGTTGTCATTGACGAGGCGGACCGGATGCTGGACATGGGATTTATTCCGGATGTACGCCGTCTGATTTACATGACCCCCCACAAGGACAAACGCCAGACCCTGTTTTTTTCGGCCACCCTCACCGACGATGTGCTGCGCCTGGCCGAATCCTGGACCCGGGATGCCGTGCGCATTGAAATTGATCCGGAACAGGCGGCGGCAAATTCCATCACCCAGATTGTGTATCTGACCACGGAATCGGACAAATTTAAAAATGTCTGCAACCTCCTGATCAGCGAAAACCTTGAGCGGGTTATCATCTTTGTCAACCGCAAGGACACGGCCAGATATCTGTCCGACAAATTATCCAGGTACGGTCTGAACGCAGGGATACTGTCCGGGGACGTTGCCCAGGACAAACGATTCAAGGTCCTCAACCGATTTAAAACCGGGCAACTCAAAGTCCTGGTGGCAACGGATGTGGCCGCCAGGGGCCTTCACATCGAAAACATCAGTCATGTCATTAACTATGACCTGCCCATAGAGCCCGAACATTACATCCACCGAATCGGCCGCACCGGCAGGGCCGGCGCCACGGGCACGTCAGTCAGTTTTGCCGATGAAATGAGTTCATTTCAAATCCCCCAAATTGAAGAGGTGCTGGGCCACAAGATCAGCTGTGAATATCCGACACCGGCGCTGGAGGCGGACCTGCCGACACCGGCCCCAAGACCGTCCAAAAAAACATCTAAACAAATTCAAACAAACCATGCCGGCAGGGCTAAAAGGCCCTACAAAAGAAGGAGAACCCCTTCAAAACCAACGATAGCCAAAAACTCATAA
- the tatC gene encoding twin-arginine translocase subunit TatC, protein MSDQEEKSPFTEHLGELRDRLIHAFIAVGVGFGVAYFFKEKLFEWLTAPLVTAMAKSGHAKLIFTGLPEAFFTYLKVALLGGVVLATPVLFYEFWMFVSPGLYRNEKKYLLPIIILSLIFFISGASFGYFIVFPYGFQFFLGFTTETIQAMPSMKEYLTFASKMLLAFGFVFELPLVLTFLSRMGLITPALLKKNRKYALLIFFVVAAIITPPDVVTQIMMAMPLIVLYEVGIIGASIFARKPSIQDDDDNDNDNDNDDDDDEQEASLSQESKDDIETPNAPDPEGEEEKY, encoded by the coding sequence ATGAGCGATCAGGAAGAAAAAAGTCCTTTTACTGAGCACTTGGGCGAGTTGCGTGACCGTTTGATTCACGCTTTTATTGCAGTGGGGGTAGGCTTTGGCGTTGCCTATTTTTTTAAAGAAAAACTGTTTGAATGGCTAACGGCCCCCCTGGTAACAGCCATGGCAAAAAGCGGCCATGCAAAATTAATTTTCACCGGACTGCCCGAAGCCTTTTTCACCTACCTGAAAGTGGCACTGCTGGGCGGCGTCGTCCTTGCCACCCCGGTACTGTTCTATGAATTCTGGATGTTTGTCTCTCCAGGGCTTTACCGCAACGAAAAAAAATATCTTTTGCCCATCATCATCCTATCCCTTATTTTCTTTATTTCCGGTGCGTCATTTGGATATTTCATTGTTTTTCCGTACGGATTCCAATTTTTTCTAGGCTTTACCACAGAAACCATCCAGGCCATGCCGTCCATGAAGGAGTATCTCACCTTTGCATCCAAAATGCTTCTGGCCTTCGGATTTGTTTTTGAGCTTCCCCTTGTGCTGACCTTTTTATCTCGCATGGGCCTGATTACCCCTGCCCTTTTAAAGAAAAACAGGAAATATGCCCTGCTTATATTTTTTGTGGTTGCGGCAATCATCACCCCCCCGGATGTGGTTACCCAGATTATGATGGCCATGCCGCTGATTGTTCTGTATGAAGTCGGGATTATCGGTGCCAGCATCTTTGCCCGAAAGCCGTCAATTCAGGACGACGACGACAATGACAATGACAATGACAATGATGATGATGATGATGAACAAGAAGCATCATTATCGCAAGAATCCAAAGACGATATCGAAACCCCGAATGCACCGGACCCTGAAGGTGAAGAAGAGAAATATTGA
- a CDS encoding molybdopterin-dependent oxidoreductase: MKPGICGLCFHSPGCGVIVHFDDDGKIDRLTPDPEAPMGEVLCPMAASAKQIVYSDARIKQPLKRKGPKGKLDFEPISWEEAFDIIAERMDAVKREHGPQALGFYAGTGSYERAFKDAFQLGGSHIYLASSILFPYGSPNTFGVGAPCYTSLGVLAPQLTCGCLHTDMFSDVDNSDLIFVWGTDPSTSTPPAMFGRLVRAAHEGARIIVIDPRQTAAAKLPDSLWVPIRPGSDGALALGLCHILIRENLIDQAFVQGWTVGYDEFADYVKAFTPETVAEVTGVPLDLILELAEEIADAEGASYVMYTGLEYTKSGVQNIRAVMVLWALAGQMDVEGGRCFVPPENQIHLSKDHQITTPGFDKSIGAGHFPAYAHFCGGEPHANRLPKSILDGDPYKIHGLFILGASILTSWPNPILWQKAFDALDFMVSIDLQLTRDAAWADIVLPATTAFEQSSYCFYGNAVRLREQIIEPVGDSKPCFTILTELARKLGYAEKFPADEAELLDLVLKGTGMTRMDMEQDHRLTVRKPAEPMTYRKWETGGLRKDGKPGFETPSGKFEIKSTLLEQMGYDGLPKYEESYETPVSRPSQVNRFPLILGTGPFKPDMKSCLRAIPDFMEKYPDPMVQMNPVDAAKRKIEAGDTVVVKTARAFVEMRADVTEKVMQGFVYAPVGGGGPLGTESWRKANVNVLTDLEQFDPISGFPVYKTLMCQVKKKRRKRTIVIQDPSLGCVG; this comes from the coding sequence ATGAAACCGGGAATTTGCGGCTTATGTTTTCACAGCCCCGGATGCGGGGTGATAGTTCATTTTGATGATGACGGTAAAATAGACCGGCTCACCCCGGACCCTGAAGCGCCCATGGGTGAAGTGCTTTGCCCCATGGCGGCCAGTGCAAAACAGATCGTTTACTCCGATGCACGTATCAAACAGCCGTTGAAACGTAAAGGCCCCAAGGGGAAATTGGATTTTGAGCCCATATCCTGGGAAGAGGCCTTTGATATTATTGCTGAAAGAATGGATGCCGTTAAAAGGGAGCATGGTCCCCAAGCACTGGGGTTTTATGCCGGTACAGGGTCCTACGAACGGGCCTTTAAAGATGCGTTCCAGCTTGGCGGTTCCCATATCTACCTTGCCTCAAGTATTTTGTTTCCCTATGGTTCGCCCAACACCTTCGGGGTGGGGGCTCCATGTTACACATCCCTGGGCGTACTGGCACCCCAGTTGACATGCGGTTGTCTGCACACGGATATGTTTTCCGATGTGGACAATTCAGATCTGATTTTTGTCTGGGGGACGGATCCGTCCACGTCCACACCTCCGGCCATGTTCGGACGCCTGGTCCGGGCCGCCCATGAAGGGGCAAGGATTATTGTCATTGATCCCAGACAGACTGCCGCTGCCAAATTGCCGGATAGTCTGTGGGTGCCCATCCGGCCCGGTTCGGATGGTGCCCTTGCCCTGGGCCTGTGCCATATCCTGATCCGGGAAAATTTAATTGACCAGGCCTTTGTGCAGGGGTGGACTGTCGGCTACGATGAGTTTGCCGACTATGTCAAAGCATTTACCCCTGAAACCGTTGCGGAGGTTACCGGTGTGCCCCTGGACCTGATTCTGGAACTGGCCGAAGAGATTGCCGATGCCGAAGGGGCAAGCTATGTGATGTATACGGGGTTGGAATACACGAAATCCGGAGTCCAGAATATCCGGGCCGTCATGGTGCTCTGGGCCCTGGCCGGGCAGATGGATGTTGAAGGGGGGCGCTGTTTTGTTCCCCCCGAGAACCAGATTCATCTGAGTAAAGATCACCAGATCACAACGCCCGGGTTTGACAAATCCATTGGTGCCGGCCATTTCCCGGCGTACGCCCATTTTTGCGGCGGAGAGCCCCATGCCAACCGTCTGCCGAAATCCATTCTGGATGGTGATCCGTATAAGATCCACGGCCTGTTTATCCTCGGTGCATCCATTCTCACCTCCTGGCCCAATCCCATTTTGTGGCAAAAGGCGTTTGATGCTCTGGATTTTATGGTTTCTATCGATCTGCAGCTTACCCGGGATGCGGCCTGGGCGGACATTGTGCTGCCGGCCACCACCGCCTTTGAGCAGTCTTCCTATTGTTTCTACGGCAATGCGGTGCGGCTGCGGGAACAAATAATTGAGCCGGTGGGTGACAGCAAGCCCTGTTTTACCATTTTAACGGAACTTGCCCGAAAACTTGGGTATGCCGAAAAATTTCCTGCCGATGAGGCTGAACTGCTGGATCTAGTTTTAAAAGGTACCGGTATGACCCGGATGGATATGGAACAGGATCATCGGCTGACGGTTCGCAAGCCCGCAGAACCCATGACCTACCGGAAATGGGAAACCGGCGGCCTGCGAAAAGATGGAAAGCCGGGCTTTGAAACCCCGTCCGGTAAGTTTGAGATTAAATCCACCCTGCTTGAACAGATGGGCTATGACGGATTGCCAAAATATGAAGAGTCCTATGAAACCCCTGTCAGCCGTCCTTCGCAGGTCAACCGGTTTCCTTTGATCCTTGGCACCGGGCCTTTTAAGCCGGATATGAAATCCTGTTTGCGGGCCATTCCTGATTTTATGGAAAAATATCCGGACCCCATGGTCCAGATGAATCCTGTGGATGCCGCAAAGCGAAAAATTGAAGCCGGAGATACGGTGGTAGTAAAAACGGCCCGGGCATTTGTGGAGATGCGTGCGGATGTTACGGAAAAGGTGATGCAGGGATTTGTGTATGCACCCGTAGGCGGCGGTGGACCTTTGGGTACTGAATCCTGGCGAAAAGCCAATGTCAATGTGCTTACCGACCTTGAACAGTTTGATCCCATTTCAGGGTTTCCAGTCTATAAGACCTTGATGTGCCAGGTTAAAAAGAAGCGCAGAAAGCGCACTATCGTCATCCAGGATCCCAGTCTGGGGTGTGTTGGATAA
- a CDS encoding twin-arginine translocase TatA/TatE family subunit produces the protein MFGLGMPEILLILAIALIVIGPQKLPEVAKTLGKAMGEFKRSAQDLKNSIDIETTVKDTTPKPSKTKLKDVIKDIGTQDPETQQPPDKPETSDEAKDEKADIVPEPAKDSPDADTPSPVSSEAETTTSKG, from the coding sequence ATGTTTGGTTTAGGAATGCCGGAAATTTTATTAATTCTGGCCATAGCCCTTATCGTCATAGGCCCGCAGAAACTGCCGGAAGTGGCAAAAACCCTTGGCAAAGCCATGGGTGAATTCAAACGATCTGCCCAGGATTTAAAAAATTCCATTGATATAGAAACTACGGTGAAGGATACCACGCCAAAGCCTTCCAAAACAAAACTTAAGGATGTTATCAAGGATATAGGTACGCAAGACCCTGAAACACAGCAGCCACCTGATAAACCAGAGACCTCTGACGAAGCCAAGGATGAAAAAGCGGATATAGTCCCGGAACCGGCAAAGGACAGTCCGGATGCAGACACCCCGTCTCCGGTTTCCTCCGAAGCAGAAACAACCACATCAAAAGGATAA
- a CDS encoding cytochrome c3 family protein — protein sequence MSKKIFTLLLAAGIAVIFTASGLQAGTKADDVITIKSKILDATRKKGPDAKKPCKYVEFEHKKHIEDYKLTCGDCHHDKDGKPLADLKMGDDVQKCEECHTHVKANKADATFQGKAKKKPVDIMQLEAAFHENCIGCHKEKGLKVGTKCGDCHKAM from the coding sequence ATGAGTAAAAAAATTTTTACCCTCCTGTTGGCTGCAGGAATCGCTGTGATTTTCACTGCATCAGGACTTCAGGCAGGCACCAAGGCAGACGATGTCATTACAATCAAAAGTAAAATTTTGGATGCAACACGCAAAAAAGGGCCGGATGCAAAAAAACCGTGTAAATATGTTGAATTCGAACATAAAAAACACATTGAAGACTACAAACTCACCTGCGGAGACTGCCATCATGACAAAGACGGTAAACCCCTTGCCGATCTCAAAATGGGTGATGATGTTCAAAAATGTGAAGAGTGCCATACCCACGTAAAAGCCAACAAGGCGGACGCAACCTTCCAGGGCAAGGCTAAAAAGAAACCTGTTGACATCATGCAACTTGAAGCAGCTTTCCATGAAAACTGCATTGGCTGCCACAAGGAAAAAGGCTTAAAAGTCGGCACCAAATGCGGCGACTGCCATAAAGCAATGTAA
- a CDS encoding YggT family protein: MLIVSNFFMAVAIVLDYALNIYMWIVIASAVLSWVNPDPYNPIVRFLRKATEPVFYQIRKHLPVTFGGMDMSPIVVFLVIIFLQNFVVKSLIGLSRSM; the protein is encoded by the coding sequence ATGCTGATAGTATCTAATTTCTTCATGGCTGTTGCCATTGTCCTTGACTACGCTTTAAATATTTATATGTGGATCGTTATTGCTTCGGCGGTGCTGTCCTGGGTGAACCCTGATCCGTACAACCCCATCGTCCGTTTCCTTCGCAAGGCTACGGAACCGGTGTTTTATCAGATCCGTAAACATCTCCCCGTTACCTTCGGTGGTATGGACATGTCGCCGATAGTTGTCTTTTTAGTTATTATTTTCCTTCAGAATTTTGTTGTAAAAAGCCTCATTGGCTTGTCTCGCTCGATGTGA